The Bombus vancouverensis nearcticus chromosome 9, iyBomVanc1_principal, whole genome shotgun sequence genome includes a window with the following:
- the LOC117163789 gene encoding uncharacterized protein LOC117163789 isoform X1 — MMEKRSISGKDILRMDGLLPPTRRLPVCNAVTSTDKKKEKKWSIGGILKRISSIRDCDSSSNDEEIVYCTRQPRPRTVFNRKSHNVVLHPVEKSSNQYLDINDSNDTAAKSVDTASMQRDSLNSRSSDGSLDGLSKKARKNKLKAQVEAKRDRICADSSSDEESRKSCNSLTRYQNEIAGHSTQKNGFCSRRSRAARTERYIKRLSRDEGHKFPENLNNIANKRNSHDFMNEEQSSVAVDTNELFQLPQQSPRFINYSNSNTFPVQRSIENLRQSGMVASNLQARSSTDVTNYPTDQYITDLNQNNTYAKPNVLHKNKNHVNQEKNYIFNSPTANTVYAEPYDYTTNRQFASRSSSPPEPPPRNPRCRVFTYSCNSFPFNGKYRATRYDDTLHAKMNDIHEVTKDHLKSLRSYESNNEINRCDSIKQYPRRPLSLTVSSTQTCNLSECTNNRHNSTGRHIDEPLFKETEAMKCQRRNDRNDQLTSSFKNYDTKLRENRLSTTYIKNMRNNSTSPTFKSLNCSCARSPSKQIVREDSYNLPNVTFVDNMKTEVKEETEITSEQDTLERKRSSKNLEEALSELEAIYNSLRLGDEDLLDRAERRSMEEFSLRQAKTNTVVPFISEDSIDRMKDDMAYRRMHPKERPTSLSEVVGQSALSNISYLIASPILSRKDTTDDYLYGTNYLTRRDEPDVTRDDVVYRSIHHANNTLKVIDPQPPFGIPLGPVTAATESDYLHTTPIKPDHPRSSYIPQCEPDIVTDDLAYRALRKDANTPRSSVESKCSITTDQETTFGSKKKRAVRSLSANLYGLINHDRIHLRREPNLQDIKDEINNTLIDIKSLPVRSDRRVVSDGELSDYDRWRTDGLLRNSKTDINGNRPITNAHRKKLRVYVSPSTRIQDDNKNEDNARAQNSVTSNNMLSKALNNEFWQNCEQSKSNESSNHDTETDFTAYSRLCQDLVNLIEGQDDMEVKLTEETNVPSELPVIADVNDSNKTEESSILHIQSLGSHYSENNTENCKEDTDKENIEKLTETLANPENECSEKTDDNTFDFYLRVADENVKLIAEAFSSVADHLRDSRSSQKNSLTSHRSEIETDSTTPNTSTRNSVTCSLDDTNDDDLSSSSRTTDALNVVPKEDTTITLSDDHNFVEPEETRNDLHSNPELDLSKAVYDLQLAAASLCEHEKEIEKLEALLKKDATNNISCSSNIEAKEDIPLLNIENNLMALNDKNENKCDMEETITSTDDKPRTVDPDPNSEGESTKCKNTCEHVTPRSTEMRISYVTNLITILITTYSMVLLACFLALLLATVAAS, encoded by the coding sequence atgATGGAGAAGAGAAGTATCAGTGGAAAGGACATTCTAAGAATGGATGGTCTATTACCTCCAACCCGACGCTTACCAGTCTGCAATGCAGTTACTTCTAcagacaaaaagaaagaaaaaaagtggTCGATTGGTGGAATCTTGAAACGAATATCTTCAATAAGGGATTGTGATAGTTCTTCAAACGATGAAGAAATTGTATATTGTACAAGGCAGCCGAGACCTCGAACAGTATTTAATAGGAAATCACATAACGTTGTTCTTCATCCAGTTGAAAAGAGTTCGAATCAATATTTAGATATCAATGATTCAAATGACACTGCTGCAAAATCAGTAGATACAGCGAGTATGCAAAGAGATTCTTTAAACTCCCGTAGTAGTGATGGTTCATTAGATGGGTTAAGTAAGAAAGCgagaaaaaataaattgaaagcaCAAGTAGAAGCAAAACGCGATCGCATTTGTGCAGACAGTAGTTCAGACGAAGAGTCACGTAAATCTTGTAATTCGTTGACAAGGTACCAAAATGAAATTGCTGGGCATAGTACACAAAAAAATGGTTTCTGCAGTAGAAGAAGTCGAGCAGCTCGAACAGAACGTTATATAAAACGTTTATCAAGGGATGAAGGTCACAAGTTCCCAGAAAACCTAAATAATATAGCAAATAAGCGTAATAGTCATGATTTCATGAATGAAGAACAATCATCTGTAGCTGTGGATACAAATGAATTATTTCAGCTTCCACAACAATCACCACGTTTTATCAATTATTCTAATAGCAATACCTTCCCTGTACAGAGATCTATTGAAAACTTACGACAATCTGGAATGGTTGCATCCAATTTGCAAGCAAGGTCGTCTACTGATGTTACAAATTATCCGACAGATCAATATATAACAGATTTAAACCAGAATAATACTTATGCAAAGCCAAATGTTTTGCACAAAAATAAAAACCACGTAAATCAggagaaaaattatattttcaattcaCCCACGGCTAATACAGTTTATGCTGAACCATACGATTACACGACAAATCGTCAGTTTGCAAGTCGAAGTTCCTCTCCGCCCGAGCCTCCACCAAGAAACCCACGTTGTCGAGTTTTCACTTATAGTTGTAATTCTTTTCCATTTAATGGGAAATATCGTGCGACAAGATACGACGATACTCTACATGCTAAAATGAACGATATTCACGAAGTTACCAAGGATCATTTAAAAAGTTTAAGGTCTTACGAATCGAATAACGAAATCAATCGGTGTGACTCGATAAAACAATACCCACGGCGTCCATTGTCTCTGACTGTAAGCTCGACGCAGACTTGTAATTTATCAGAATGTACGAACAATAGACACAATTCAACTGGTAGACACATAGATGAACCATTGTTTAAAGAAACGGAAGCAATGAAATGTCAGAGGAGGAACGATCGCAATGATCAACTTACTTCAAGCTTTAAAAATTATGATACCAAATTACGTGAAAATAGATTATCTACtacttatataaaaaatatgcgCAATAATTCTACGTCACCTACTTTTAAGTCTTTAAATTGTTCCTGCGCAAGATCACCAAGTAAACAGATTGTAAGAGAAGATTCTTATAATTTACCAAATGTTACATTCGTAGATAATATGAAAACCGAAGTAAAGGAAGAAACAGAAATAACTAGTGAACAAGACACGTTAGAAAGGAAAAGAAGTTCCAAGAATCTTGAAGAAGCTCTTTCTGAGCTAGAAGCAATATATAATAGCCTTCGTCTTGGAGACGAAGATCTCCTTGACCGGGCAGAACGACGGAGTATGGAAGAATTTAGCCTACGTCAAGCAAAAACTAATACTGTTGTTCCATTTATTTCAGAAGATTCAATAGATAGAATGAAAGATGATATGGCTTACAGAAGAATGCACCCAAAGGAGAGACCTACATCGTTGTCGGAAGTGGTCGGCCAATCTGCGCTCTCTAATATCAGCTACCTGATAGCCTCGCCTATTTTGTCACGCAAAGATACAACTGATGATTATCTGTATGGCACGAATTACCTAACACGTCGAGACGAACCGGACGTAACGCGAGATGATGTCGTTTATCGGAGCATTCATCACGCTAACAACACGTTAAAGGTGATTGATCCTCAACCTCCGTTTGGAATACCTCTAGGGCCGGTGACGGCCGCTACGGAAAGCGATTATTTACACACTACACCGATTAAGCCAGACCATCCACGTTCGTCATACATTCCGCAATGCGAGCCTGACATTGTTACGGATGACTTGGCTTACCGAGCTCTCAGGAAGGATGCCAATACGCCGAGGAGCAGCGTTGAAAGTAAATGCAGCATCACTACAGATCAGGAAACCACTTTTGGTTCGAAGAAGAAACGAGCGGTTAGATCTTTATCCGCCAATCTGTACGGTTTAATTAATCACGATAGGATTCATCTTAGAAGAGAACCTAATCTTCAAGATATTAAGGACGAGATAAATAACACATTAATAGATATCAAATCGTTACCCGTACGATCCGATAGGCGCGTCGTGAGCGATGGTGAACTCTCCGATTACGATCGATGGCGTACTGATGGTTTATTGAGGAACTCTAAAACTGATATAAATGGCAATCGTCCAATTACGAATGCGCATAGAAAGAAATTGCGTGTTTACGTTTCACCGTCGACTCGAATACAAGATGATAATAAAAATGAGGATAATGCGAGAGCACAGAATTCCGTGACATCTAATAACATGCTATCAAAGGCCTTGAACAATGAATTCTGGCAGAATTGCGAGCAGAGCAAATCAAATGAATCGTCCAATCATGATACGGAAACCGATTTCACGGCATACAGTCGTCTATGTCAAGATTTAGTCAATTTGATTGAAGGGCAAGACGATATGGAAGTGAAACTGACTGAGGAAACGAATGTTCCTTCAGAGCTTCCTGTAATAGCAGATGTCAATGATAGTAATAAAACGGAGGAATCTTCCATATTACATATACAGTCTTTAGGTAGTCATTATTCAGAAAATAATACGGAGAATTGTAAAGAAGATACGGATAAAGAAAACATAGAGAAACTGACGGAGACCCTCGCTAATCCTGAGAACGAATGTTCTGAGAAGACTGACGATAATACATTCGACTTCTATCTTCGTGTCGCGGACGAAAATGTTAAACTAATTGCGGAGGCGTTCAGCAGCGTGGCAGATCACTTACGTGATAGTCGTTCAAGCCAAAAGAATTCGCTGACGTCGCACCGTTCTGAAATAGAAACCGATAGTACGACGCCCAATACTAGTACTCGTAACTCCGTTACTTGTAGTCTAGACGACACAAACGATGATGATCTGTCTAGTTCATCAAGGACCACTGATGCATTAAATGTAGTTCCTAAAGAAGATACAACGATAACCTTAAGTGATGATCACAACTTTGTGGAACCGGAAGAAACGAGAAATGATTTGCATTCTAATCCAGAACTCGATCTTTCCAAAGCTGTTTATGATTTACAATTAGCAGCAGCAAGTTTATGCGAGCACGAGAAGGAAATAGAAAAACTAGAAGCTTTATTGAAAAAAGATGCAACAAATAACATTTCTTGTAGTAGTAACATCGAGGCTAAGGAGGATATTCCCTTGTTAAATATTGAGAATAATTTAATGGCGCTGAACgacaaaaatgaaaataagtGCGATATGGAAGAAACGATAACATCGACCGATGATAAACCACGCACTGTTGATCCTGACCCAAATAGCGAAGGTGAGAGTACAAAATGCAAGAATACTTGTGAACATGTTACCCCTCGTTCGACTGAAATGCGTATTTCATATGTTACTAACCTCATAACCATACTGATAACTACATATTCTATGGTTTTGCTGGCTTGTTTTCTTGCACTGCTTTTAGCGACCGTAGCGGCATCATGA
- the LOC117163789 gene encoding uncharacterized protein LOC117163789 isoform X2, with translation MMEKRSISGKDILRMDGLLPPTRRLPVCNAVTSTDKKKEKKWSIGGILKRISSIRDCDSSSNDEEIVYCTRQPRPRTVFNRKSHNVVLHPVEKSSNQYLDINDSNDTAAKSVDTASMQRDSLNSRSSDGSLDGLSKKARKNKLKAQVEAKRDRICADSSSDEESRKSCNSLTRYQNEIAGHSTQKNGFCSRRSRAARTERYIKRLSRDEGHKFPENLNNIANKRNSHDFMNEEQSSVAVDTNELFQLPQQSPRFINYSNSNTFPVQRSIENLRQSGMVASNLQARSSTDVTNYPTDQYITDLNQNNTYAKPNVLHKNKNHVNQEKNYIFNSPTANTVYAEPYDYTTNRQFASRSSSPPEPPPRNPRCRVFTYSCNSFPFNGKYRATRYDDTLHAKMNDIHEVTKDHLKSLRSYESNNEINRCDSIKQYPRRPLSLTVSSTQTCNLSECTNNRHNSTGRHIDEPLFKETEAMKCQRRNDRNDQLTSSFKNYDTKLRENRLSTTYIKNMRNNSTSPTFKSLNCSCARSPSKQIVREDSYNLPNVTFVDNMKTEVKEETEITSEQDTLERKRSSKNLEEALSELEAIYNSLRLGDEDLLDRAERRSMEEFSLRQAKTNTVVPFISEDSIDRMKDDMAYRRMHPKERPTSLSEVVGQSALSNISYLIASPILSRKDTTDDYLYGTNYLTRRDEPDVTRDDVVYRSIHHANNTLKVIDPQPPFGIPLGPVTAATESDYLHTTPIKPDHPRSSYIPQCEPDIVTDDLAYRALRKDANTPRSSVESKCSITTDQETTFGSKKKRAVRSLSANLYGLINHDRIHLRREPNLQDIKDEINNTLIDIKSLPVRSDRRVVSDGELSDYDRWRTDGLLRNSKTDINGNRPITNAHRKKLRVYVSPSTRIQDDNKNEDNARAQNSVTSNNMLSKALNNEFWQNCEQSKSNESSNHDTETDFTAYSRLCQDLVNLIEGQDDMEVKLTEETNVPSELPVIADVNDSNKTEESSILHIQSLGSHYSENNTENCKEDTDKENIEKLTETLANPENECSEKTDDNTFDFYLRVADENVKLIAEAFSSVADHLRDSRSSQKNSLTSHRSEIETDSTTPNTSTRNSVTCSLDDTNDDDLSSSSRTTDALNVVPKEDTTITLSDDHNFVEPEETRNDLHSNPELDLSKAVYDLQLAAASLCEHEKEIEKLEALLKKDATNNISCSSNIEAKEDIPLLNIENNLMALNDKNENKCDMEETITSTDDKPRTVDPDPNSEGLPANDHL, from the exons atgATGGAGAAGAGAAGTATCAGTGGAAAGGACATTCTAAGAATGGATGGTCTATTACCTCCAACCCGACGCTTACCAGTCTGCAATGCAGTTACTTCTAcagacaaaaagaaagaaaaaaagtggTCGATTGGTGGAATCTTGAAACGAATATCTTCAATAAGGGATTGTGATAGTTCTTCAAACGATGAAGAAATTGTATATTGTACAAGGCAGCCGAGACCTCGAACAGTATTTAATAGGAAATCACATAACGTTGTTCTTCATCCAGTTGAAAAGAGTTCGAATCAATATTTAGATATCAATGATTCAAATGACACTGCTGCAAAATCAGTAGATACAGCGAGTATGCAAAGAGATTCTTTAAACTCCCGTAGTAGTGATGGTTCATTAGATGGGTTAAGTAAGAAAGCgagaaaaaataaattgaaagcaCAAGTAGAAGCAAAACGCGATCGCATTTGTGCAGACAGTAGTTCAGACGAAGAGTCACGTAAATCTTGTAATTCGTTGACAAGGTACCAAAATGAAATTGCTGGGCATAGTACACAAAAAAATGGTTTCTGCAGTAGAAGAAGTCGAGCAGCTCGAACAGAACGTTATATAAAACGTTTATCAAGGGATGAAGGTCACAAGTTCCCAGAAAACCTAAATAATATAGCAAATAAGCGTAATAGTCATGATTTCATGAATGAAGAACAATCATCTGTAGCTGTGGATACAAATGAATTATTTCAGCTTCCACAACAATCACCACGTTTTATCAATTATTCTAATAGCAATACCTTCCCTGTACAGAGATCTATTGAAAACTTACGACAATCTGGAATGGTTGCATCCAATTTGCAAGCAAGGTCGTCTACTGATGTTACAAATTATCCGACAGATCAATATATAACAGATTTAAACCAGAATAATACTTATGCAAAGCCAAATGTTTTGCACAAAAATAAAAACCACGTAAATCAggagaaaaattatattttcaattcaCCCACGGCTAATACAGTTTATGCTGAACCATACGATTACACGACAAATCGTCAGTTTGCAAGTCGAAGTTCCTCTCCGCCCGAGCCTCCACCAAGAAACCCACGTTGTCGAGTTTTCACTTATAGTTGTAATTCTTTTCCATTTAATGGGAAATATCGTGCGACAAGATACGACGATACTCTACATGCTAAAATGAACGATATTCACGAAGTTACCAAGGATCATTTAAAAAGTTTAAGGTCTTACGAATCGAATAACGAAATCAATCGGTGTGACTCGATAAAACAATACCCACGGCGTCCATTGTCTCTGACTGTAAGCTCGACGCAGACTTGTAATTTATCAGAATGTACGAACAATAGACACAATTCAACTGGTAGACACATAGATGAACCATTGTTTAAAGAAACGGAAGCAATGAAATGTCAGAGGAGGAACGATCGCAATGATCAACTTACTTCAAGCTTTAAAAATTATGATACCAAATTACGTGAAAATAGATTATCTACtacttatataaaaaatatgcgCAATAATTCTACGTCACCTACTTTTAAGTCTTTAAATTGTTCCTGCGCAAGATCACCAAGTAAACAGATTGTAAGAGAAGATTCTTATAATTTACCAAATGTTACATTCGTAGATAATATGAAAACCGAAGTAAAGGAAGAAACAGAAATAACTAGTGAACAAGACACGTTAGAAAGGAAAAGAAGTTCCAAGAATCTTGAAGAAGCTCTTTCTGAGCTAGAAGCAATATATAATAGCCTTCGTCTTGGAGACGAAGATCTCCTTGACCGGGCAGAACGACGGAGTATGGAAGAATTTAGCCTACGTCAAGCAAAAACTAATACTGTTGTTCCATTTATTTCAGAAGATTCAATAGATAGAATGAAAGATGATATGGCTTACAGAAGAATGCACCCAAAGGAGAGACCTACATCGTTGTCGGAAGTGGTCGGCCAATCTGCGCTCTCTAATATCAGCTACCTGATAGCCTCGCCTATTTTGTCACGCAAAGATACAACTGATGATTATCTGTATGGCACGAATTACCTAACACGTCGAGACGAACCGGACGTAACGCGAGATGATGTCGTTTATCGGAGCATTCATCACGCTAACAACACGTTAAAGGTGATTGATCCTCAACCTCCGTTTGGAATACCTCTAGGGCCGGTGACGGCCGCTACGGAAAGCGATTATTTACACACTACACCGATTAAGCCAGACCATCCACGTTCGTCATACATTCCGCAATGCGAGCCTGACATTGTTACGGATGACTTGGCTTACCGAGCTCTCAGGAAGGATGCCAATACGCCGAGGAGCAGCGTTGAAAGTAAATGCAGCATCACTACAGATCAGGAAACCACTTTTGGTTCGAAGAAGAAACGAGCGGTTAGATCTTTATCCGCCAATCTGTACGGTTTAATTAATCACGATAGGATTCATCTTAGAAGAGAACCTAATCTTCAAGATATTAAGGACGAGATAAATAACACATTAATAGATATCAAATCGTTACCCGTACGATCCGATAGGCGCGTCGTGAGCGATGGTGAACTCTCCGATTACGATCGATGGCGTACTGATGGTTTATTGAGGAACTCTAAAACTGATATAAATGGCAATCGTCCAATTACGAATGCGCATAGAAAGAAATTGCGTGTTTACGTTTCACCGTCGACTCGAATACAAGATGATAATAAAAATGAGGATAATGCGAGAGCACAGAATTCCGTGACATCTAATAACATGCTATCAAAGGCCTTGAACAATGAATTCTGGCAGAATTGCGAGCAGAGCAAATCAAATGAATCGTCCAATCATGATACGGAAACCGATTTCACGGCATACAGTCGTCTATGTCAAGATTTAGTCAATTTGATTGAAGGGCAAGACGATATGGAAGTGAAACTGACTGAGGAAACGAATGTTCCTTCAGAGCTTCCTGTAATAGCAGATGTCAATGATAGTAATAAAACGGAGGAATCTTCCATATTACATATACAGTCTTTAGGTAGTCATTATTCAGAAAATAATACGGAGAATTGTAAAGAAGATACGGATAAAGAAAACATAGAGAAACTGACGGAGACCCTCGCTAATCCTGAGAACGAATGTTCTGAGAAGACTGACGATAATACATTCGACTTCTATCTTCGTGTCGCGGACGAAAATGTTAAACTAATTGCGGAGGCGTTCAGCAGCGTGGCAGATCACTTACGTGATAGTCGTTCAAGCCAAAAGAATTCGCTGACGTCGCACCGTTCTGAAATAGAAACCGATAGTACGACGCCCAATACTAGTACTCGTAACTCCGTTACTTGTAGTCTAGACGACACAAACGATGATGATCTGTCTAGTTCATCAAGGACCACTGATGCATTAAATGTAGTTCCTAAAGAAGATACAACGATAACCTTAAGTGATGATCACAACTTTGTGGAACCGGAAGAAACGAGAAATGATTTGCATTCTAATCCAGAACTCGATCTTTCCAAAGCTGTTTATGATTTACAATTAGCAGCAGCAAGTTTATGCGAGCACGAGAAGGAAATAGAAAAACTAGAAGCTTTATTGAAAAAAGATGCAACAAATAACATTTCTTGTAGTAGTAACATCGAGGCTAAGGAGGATATTCCCTTGTTAAATATTGAGAATAATTTAATGGCGCTGAACgacaaaaatgaaaataagtGCGATATGGAAGAAACGATAACATCGACCGATGATAAACCACGCACTGTTGATCCTGACCCAAATAGCGAAG GTCTCCCGGCAAATGATCATTTATGA